A section of the Acropora muricata isolate sample 2 chromosome 4, ASM3666990v1, whole genome shotgun sequence genome encodes:
- the LOC136914221 gene encoding uncharacterized protein isoform X1, with translation MFILFFKTQRLSCFCRSKLSALHIMPSFRRASFVFVVIALWNKRSGGFFPAVRDRVLARAQNSVYLPGEVTEEEGSFFLVTLYNGQQIKHSYKDITAVVEDTLPAWVTLGDHVIASRPSTNGSGEYLIGFVTRDLCEGDDELYEITFHNNQRGNCSLKDIRKLPFFSSTHQVGARVFARWNGTRYHRGFVAETVFVGQVLHLKIQLDDSISVSHAASDERAIVLDVIPRYTRVHATQRVIGHLPGTTGYVTGWVMKRNPNCWQDAYLVVFDNGGEREEDFNEIRILPPFVQLF, from the exons ATGTtcatacttttttttaaaacacaacGGCTGTCTTGTTTTTGCCGCAGTAAATTGTCCGCGTTGCATATAATGCCATCCTTTCGGAGAGCATCCTTTGTGTTCGTCGTAATAGCGTTGTGGAATAAAAGATCGGGAGGTTTTTTTCCTGCAG TCAGAGACCGTGTTTTGGCTCGAGCTCAAAACAGCGTCTATCTTCCTGGAGAGGTtacagaagaagaaggaagCTTTTTCTTGGTCACCCTGTACAACGGACAACAAATAAAGCACAGCTACAAGGATATAACAGCAGTTGTGGAAGACACTTTGCCTGCCTGGGTGACGTTAGGAGATCACGTGATTGCGTCACGTCCATCGACAAACGGGAGTGGGGAATACCTGATAGGCTTTGTGACACGTGACCTTTGCGAAGGAGATGATGAACTTTATGAGATCACATTTCACAACAATCAACGCGGAAACTGCTCCTTAAAAGACATAAGAAAACTCCCATTCTTCTCTTCGACGCATCAAG TGGGCGCTCGTGTATTTGCTCGTTGGAACGGCACTCGATATCATCGTGGTTTTGTAGCGGAAACAGTTTTCGTCGGTCAAGTCCTCCACCTCAAAATTCAACTGGATGACTCAATCTCCGTTTCCCACGCGGCCAGCGACGAACGAGCCATAGTATTGGATGTCATTCCTCGGTACACACGAGTTCACGCTACACAGCGTGTGATTGGTCATTTACCAGGGACTACAGGTTACGTCACTGGCTGGGTAATGAAGAGAAATCCCAACTGTTGGCAAGATGCGTATCTAGTTGTGTTTGATAATGGCGGAGAGCGTGAGGAAGATTTTAACGAGATTCGAATTTTACCGCCCTTTGTCCAATTGTTCTGA
- the LOC136914220 gene encoding beta-1 adrenergic receptor-like produces the protein MNLTIPAIQPEQCSGALNSIEIVVLATLNTILALVSTVGNALVLLAIYRVPSQKTASNAFIASLGVADFSVGLIMNPLWVYKSVLNIWQSDNIISTVIEVVAMQTVVATSLSLCAVSLDRFIAVTNIRHNEILTCNRVRTVIISIWIFSVIFASLRLVVTDPFELPKLWIAATTITVILPCLVISICYFYMVKAARVQIKRITKNEACSVNGDEAVAQLKNSKAVFTVGIVVGVFLVCWTPSLVISFVQFFCNDPCKRTKLNGYWFWGALAEFSSSAFNPFIYCMRMRDFRKAVKRVLFTFSITQFVFGPADSECCS, from the coding sequence ATGAATTTAACAATCCCTGCGATTCAGCCCGAGCAGTGTTCTGGAGCGCTTAATAGCATCGAGATAGTCGTTTTGGCTACTTTAAACACAATACTAGCGTTGGTCTCCACTGTTGGAAATGCACTTGTTTTGTTAGCCATTTATCGTGTACCAAGTCAGAAGACCGCCTCCAATGCGTTTATTGCGTCGCTCGGAGTGGCAGACTTTTCAGTTGGCTTGATAATGAACCCACTGTGGGTTTACAAAAGTGTTCTCAACATTTGGCAAAGCGATAACATAATTTCAACAGTTATCGAAGTTGTGGCCATGCAAACTGTTGTCGCAACATCCTTGAGTTTGTGCGCAGTGAGTCTTGATCGCTTCATTGCAGTCACCAACATTCGCCACAATGAAATCTTGACTTGCAATCGCGTACGAACTGTCATTATTTCCATCTGGATCTTCTCTGTGATTTTTGCATCCCTGCGATTGGTAGTAACGGATCCATTCGAGCTTCCAAAACTGTGGATCGCTGCAACGACAATAACAGTCATCTTGCCTTGCCTGGTCATCTCGATCTGCTATTTTTACATGGTCAAGGCAGCTCGAGTTCAGATaaaaagaataacaaagaacgaaGCATGCTCAGTTAATGGAGACGAAGCTGTTGCCCAGCTAAAAAACAGCAAGGCAGTGTTTACCGTCGGCATAGTAGTGGGTGTGTTTCTCGTTTGTTGGACACCCAGTTTAGTGATATCCTTTGTCCAATTCTTTTGCAATGACCCTTGTAAGAGAACGAAACTTAATGGCTATTGGTTTTGGGGTGCGCTGGCTGAGTTCAGCAGTTCAGCTTTCAACCCCTTTATTTACTGCATGCGAATGAGAGATTTTCGTAAAGCGGTGAAAAGAgttctttttactttttcgATAACACAATTTGTCTTTGGCCCCGCAGATTCTGAATGTTGTTCataa
- the LOC136914221 gene encoding uncharacterized protein isoform X2: MPSFRRASFVFVVIALWNKRSGGFFPAVRDRVLARAQNSVYLPGEVTEEEGSFFLVTLYNGQQIKHSYKDITAVVEDTLPAWVTLGDHVIASRPSTNGSGEYLIGFVTRDLCEGDDELYEITFHNNQRGNCSLKDIRKLPFFSSTHQVGARVFARWNGTRYHRGFVAETVFVGQVLHLKIQLDDSISVSHAASDERAIVLDVIPRYTRVHATQRVIGHLPGTTGYVTGWVMKRNPNCWQDAYLVVFDNGGEREEDFNEIRILPPFVQLF; this comes from the exons ATGCCATCCTTTCGGAGAGCATCCTTTGTGTTCGTCGTAATAGCGTTGTGGAATAAAAGATCGGGAGGTTTTTTTCCTGCAG TCAGAGACCGTGTTTTGGCTCGAGCTCAAAACAGCGTCTATCTTCCTGGAGAGGTtacagaagaagaaggaagCTTTTTCTTGGTCACCCTGTACAACGGACAACAAATAAAGCACAGCTACAAGGATATAACAGCAGTTGTGGAAGACACTTTGCCTGCCTGGGTGACGTTAGGAGATCACGTGATTGCGTCACGTCCATCGACAAACGGGAGTGGGGAATACCTGATAGGCTTTGTGACACGTGACCTTTGCGAAGGAGATGATGAACTTTATGAGATCACATTTCACAACAATCAACGCGGAAACTGCTCCTTAAAAGACATAAGAAAACTCCCATTCTTCTCTTCGACGCATCAAG TGGGCGCTCGTGTATTTGCTCGTTGGAACGGCACTCGATATCATCGTGGTTTTGTAGCGGAAACAGTTTTCGTCGGTCAAGTCCTCCACCTCAAAATTCAACTGGATGACTCAATCTCCGTTTCCCACGCGGCCAGCGACGAACGAGCCATAGTATTGGATGTCATTCCTCGGTACACACGAGTTCACGCTACACAGCGTGTGATTGGTCATTTACCAGGGACTACAGGTTACGTCACTGGCTGGGTAATGAAGAGAAATCCCAACTGTTGGCAAGATGCGTATCTAGTTGTGTTTGATAATGGCGGAGAGCGTGAGGAAGATTTTAACGAGATTCGAATTTTACCGCCCTTTGTCCAATTGTTCTGA
- the LOC136914566 gene encoding uncharacterized protein, whose protein sequence is MSQPQACYAAFTFGLRHRWTYLFRTLPDIEDLVEPLERAIADVLIPSITDHHCTTPSERDLLALPVRLGGLGIINPSQDAGLQYQASMKTTAPLVENIVSQVHETPDDTVVSALQQSARREKNEVLRTRLHEIKNSLTLKTQRAVELASDKGASNWLTVIPIDEMGFTLNKGEFRDALKLRYDWEIADKPSICVCGDVFNVDHAMVCRRGGFIIQRHNELRDLEADMLSMVCNDVEIEPVLQELTGESLPSGANRAPDARLDIHARGFWERQRSAFFDVRVCHPNADSYRDLDLKQIYKQHENDKKRLYTQRVMNVEQGTFTPLVFTTTGGMGEECKRYHNRLAELVAAKKGEVYANTVSWIRSKVSFAILRAALLCLRGSRTPKRTIRSNVQEADFELDRFRAKI, encoded by the coding sequence ATGTCACAACCCCAAGCGTGCTACGCAGCCTTTACATTTGGCTTACGGCACCGATGGACATATCTTTTTAGAACACTTCCTGATATAGAAGATCTAGTAGAACCTTTGGAACGCGCCATTGCCGATGTCTTAATACCATCAATAACGGACCATCATTGCACAACACCGAGCGAAAGGGACCTCTTGGCACTACCAGTTAGACTGGGTGGGCTTGGAATTATAAATCCAAGCCAGGATGCAGGCCTACAGTACCAAGCGTCAATGAAGACCACAGCGCCATTAGTCGAGAACATTGTTTCGCAAGTCCATGAAACACCAGACGATACCGTTGTTAGCGCACTACAGCAGAGTGCGCGAAGAGAGAAAAACGAGGTGCTCCGAACAAGACTACATGAAATCAAGAACTCTCTAACTCTGAAGACACAGCGCGCTGTTGAACTTGCTTCTGACAAAGGTGCATCTAATTGGCTGACAGTCATACCGATTGACGAAATGGGCTTCACTCTGAACAAGGGCGAGTTTCGAGACGCCCTAAAGCTCAGATACGACTGGGAAATCGCCGACAAGCCATCCATTTGCGTGTGTGGCGATGTCTTTAATGTTGATCATGCCATGGTCTGCAGGCGTGGCGGCTTCATAATACAGCGTCATAATGAGCTGAGAGATCTCGAAGCAGACATGCTTAGCATGGTCTGCAATGATGTCGAGATTGAGCCCGTCCTCCAAGAGCTCACGGGAGAGTCGCTGCCAAGCGGAGCTAACAGAGCTCCCGACGCTCGCCTAGACATCCATGCCAGAGGCTTTTGGGAAAGGCAAAGGTCAGCGTTCTTCGATGTACGGGTATGTCACCCCAACGCTGATTCTTACAGAGACCTGGACCTCAAGCAGATATACAAGCAGCACGAGAATGACAAGAAGAGATTGTACACGCAAAGAGTGATGAACGTTGAACAGGGAACATTTACACCATTAGTGTTTACAACAACAGGCGGCATGGGAGAAGAGTGCAAGAGATACCATAACAGGCTGGCAGAGCTAGTCGCAGCGAAAAAAGGAGAGGTCTATGCCAACACCGTCTCCTGGATAAGATCTAAAGTCTCCTTTGCCATCCTTAGGGCAGCTCTACTCTGCCTTAGAGGGTCGAGAACACCTAAAAGGACAATTAGAAGTAATGTTCAAGAAGCGGACTTTGAATTAGATAGATTTCGTGCCAAAATCTag
- the LOC136914604 gene encoding protein NLRC3-like: protein MALCSRQPQEHDRTIKVTILASEWVSSKGGLSTINRELAIQLAKYDDCKVTFFLLKCSHKNKEEAKRHGISIVKAERQPGYEELNWLSFPPQDLKIDIVVGHGVKLGKQAQIIRKYHKCKWIQVVHTDPEKLGMFKCYENPISKGEQKHDIEVELCQRADLVVGVGPKLTEAFRKYLRWCKKDQDVFEFTPSVFADFASVEQALVERNPRSVLVFGRGDDEDFELKGFDIAARSVAAVPDTDLVFVGAPDEKEQEIAKRLLGLGIPKGRLIVRGFKDREALKRLFCEVDLVLMPSRTEGFGLAGLEALSAGLPVIVSKNSGFGEALGSVPFGSSFLIDSEDPSVWTAAIKGIWNKDRRTRLDETKVLRDFYEKRYRWSEQCKTLIEKMVSLLENGQACMSRPSHVIERIQQIYAKRETVILPVPWCDSFSFELENIFTRLRIVAREKTCRKVTNEVTSMTSIFTPHEDCQRPKVVLIEGKPGIGKTTYCRKLAYDWATRQDRKLDESFPSVEVLLLLRCREIGCNIWEAIHDQVLPEDIEPEVRDMFIQFLKENPSKVLLVLDGLDEADPEKLALFCKLIKKEKLFGCFIVLTSCYEAGSNIRPYTDTLWQIVGFTRTDAECFITKYFEQSDNQHLAETLIENLWSENFNELTRNPLNTLLLCVTFEDLKGVFPNSRTKLYVEIVLFVLRRYENKNGFSVSDKDLLLVYKKELMILGRMALDSLHKGELYFEDIEGDLKESLLGKFGFVSIQAGGSKRAPCSRYVFFHKSFQEFLSAFFLAFSIIDGAMDCKSVANEECEKELSQVFAFMCGIVAMHSKATAVTIVKSIVNVSDHISLVYERHLRLALRFVDECKPFSETLHTELAHLFGKSVDLTSLNLSESCIGDEGANSLSQALRVNTSLTSLDLSQNFICDEGANCLSQALIVNTTLTSFILCFNYLFNEGAISLSQALRENSSLTSLDLSCNFIGDEGAISLSQALRVNASLTSLDLSRNSIGDEGANSLSQALRVNTSLASLDLSRNSIGDEAANSLSQALRVNTSLTSFILCFNYFFSEGAIFLSQALRVNSSLTFLDLSCNFIGDEGAISLSEALRVNPSLTCLNLSRNSIGDEGANSLSQALRVSTSLTSLDLSRNSIGDEGANSLFQALRVNTSLTSLDLSQNFICDEGVNFLSQTLRVNTSLTSFVLSFNYLFNEGANSLSQALTVNSSLTSLDLSCNFIGDEGAISLSQALRVNTSLTFLDLSRNSIGDEGTNSLFQTLRVSTTVILFSS, encoded by the exons ATGGCATTATGTTCAAGGCAGCCTCAAGAGCATGATAGAACCATTAAAGTCACCATTTTGGCTTCTGAGTGGGTATCCAGCAAGGGTGGTCTTTCCACCATAAACAGAGAGTTGGCCATTCAACTAGCCAAATATGATGATTGTAAAGTCACTTTCTTTTTGTTAAAATGCTCCCACAAAAATAAGGAAGAAGCAAAGCGCCATGGCATATCCATTGTTAAGGCAGAGAGACAACCAGGGTACGAAGAACTGAACTGGCTCAGCTTTCCGCCGCAAGATTTGAAGATAGATATTGTGGTTGGTCATGGAGTGAAACTCGGAAAACAGGCTCAAATTATCCGCAAATATCACAAATGCAAGTGGATTCAAGTGGTGCACACAGACCCAGAGAAACTGGGAATGTTCAAATGTTATGAGAATCCAATCTCAAAGGGAGAACAGAAGCACGATATTGAGGTAGAGCTATGCCAGAGAGCTGACTTGGTCGTTGGAGTGGGACCCAAGTTGACGGAAGCCTTTCGCAAGTACCTTCGCTGGTGCAAAAAAGATCAAGATGTGTTTGAGTTCACTCCTAGCGTTTTCGCAGATTTTGCCAGTGTTGAACAAGCTCTCGTTGAAAGAAATCCACGCagtgttttggtttttggtcGTGGAGATGATGAAGATTTTGAGTTAAAGGGGTTTGATATTGCAGCAAGATCTGTTGCTGCAGTGCCTGATACAGATCTGGTTTTTGTGGGAGCACCAGATGAAAAAGAGCAGGAGATTGCAAAACGTTTGCTTGGTTTGGGAATCCCTAAAGGACGTCTTATTGTGAGGGGTTTCAAGGATCGAGAAGCTCTGAAGCGGTTGTTCTGTGAGGTGGATCTTGTGCTGATGCCATCAAGAACTGAAGGGTTTGGCTTGGCAGGTCTGGAAGCTTTGTCAGCAGGGCTTCCTGTAATTGTCAGTAAGAACTCGGGGTTTGGAGAAGCTCTGGGTAGTGTACCATTTGGTTCGTCATTTCtcattgactctgaagatcccAGTGTATGGACAGCAGCTATCAAGGGCATCTGGAACAAAGACAGGCGGACGCGACTTGATGAAACTAAGGTTCTTCGTGACTTCTATGAAAAGAGGTACAGGTGGTCTGAACAGTGCAAAACTCTTATTGAGAAGATGGTTAGCCTACTTGAGAATGGGCAAG CTTGTATGTCGCGTCCAAGCCACGTCATAGAGAGGATACAACAAATTTACGCAAAGCGTGAAACGGTGATTTTGCCAGTTCCTTGGTGTGACAGTTTCAGCTTTGAGCTGGAGAACATTTTCACCAGACTTAGGATAGTTGCAAGAGAAAAGACATGCAGAAAAGTGACAAACGAAGTCACCAGCATGACAAGTATCTTTACACCACACGAAGATTGCCAACGACCAAAGGTTGTGTTGATTGAAGGCAAGCCCGGCATCGGAAAGACGACTTACTGTCGAAAGCTAGCATATGATTGGGCAACTAGGCAAGATCGCAAATTGGATGAGTCTTTTCCAAGCGTTGAAGTGCTTCTGCTCCTCAGATGTCGTGAAATTGGATGTAATATCTGGGAAGCAATTCACGACCAAGTTTTACCCGAAGACATCGAACCAGAGGTAAGAGATATGTTTATCCAGTTCCTTAAGGAAAATCCTTCCAAGGTGTTGTTGGTGCTTGATGGCTTAGATGAGGCAGACCCTGAAAAACTGGCACTGTTCTGTAAATTGATTAAAAAAGAGAAGCTCTTTGGTTGTTTCATAGTTCTTACATCCTGCTATGAAGCAGGGAGTAACATAAGGCCGTACACCGATACTCTGTGGCAGATTGTGGGGTTCACGAGAACTGATGCGGAATGTTTCATAACAAAGTACTTCGAGCAATCAGACAATCAACACTTGGCAGAGACACTCATTGAAAATCTGTGGTCAGAGAATTTTAATGAATTAACAAGAAACCCGCTGAACACTCTCCTACTCTGTGTTACCTTTGAGGATCTTAAGGGGGTTTTTCCAAACAGCAGAACAAAGCTCTATGTAGAGATCGTCCTGTTTGTTTTGAGACGTTACGAAAACAAGAACGGCTTTTCAGTTAGTGATAAAGACCTTCTTTTAGTTTATAAGAAGGAACTGATGATCCTTGGCAGAATGGCACTAGATTCTCTGCACAAAGGAGAGCTCTATTTTGAAGACATTGAAGGCGATTTGAAGGAAAGTTTGTTAGGTAAATTTGGCTTTGTGTCCATCCAGGCAGGAGGAAGCAAAAGAGCACCTTGTTCCCGTTACGTATTTTTTCATAAGAGTTTTCAAGAGTTCCTTTCCGCCTTtttccttgccttttctatCATTGATGGTGCAATGGACTGCAAGTCAGTGGCTAATGAAGAATGCGAAAAGGAACTTAGTCAAGTGTTCGCATTTATGTGTGGAATCGTAGCCATGCATTCCAAGGCAACGGCTGTGACAATTGTGAAAAGCATTGTAAATGTGTCAGATCACATATCGCTTGTATATGAGAGGCACCTGAGATTGGCTTTACGCTTTGTCGACGAATGCAAACCTTTTTCAGAAACCCTCCACACAGAATTAGCTCATTTGTTCGGTAAGAGTGTTGATCttacttctttgaatttgtctgaGAGCtgcattggtgatgagggagctaaTTCCCTTTCtcaggccttaagagtaaacacctctcttacttctctGGATTTGTCTCAGAACTTCATTTGTGATGAGGGAGCTAATTGCCTTTCTCAGGCCTTGATAGTAAACACCACTCTtacttcttttattttgtgttttaacTACCTTTTTAATGAAGGAGCCATTTCCCTATCTCAGGCCTTAAGAGAAAACAGCTCTCtcacttctttggatttgtcttgCAACttcattggtgatgagggagccaTTTCCCTATCTCAGGCCTTAAGAGTGAACGCCTCTCTTACTTCTCTGGATTTGTCTCGTAACTCCATTGGGGATGAGGGAGCTAATTCCTTATCTCAGGCcctaagagtaaacacctctctcgcttctttggatttgtctcgtaactccattggtgatgaggcaGCTAATTCCCTTTCTCAGGCCTtgagagtaaacacctctcttacttcttttattttgtgttttaacTACTTTTTCAGTGAGGGAGCTATTTTCCTATCccaggccttaagagtaaacagcTCTCTTACTTTTTTGGATTTGTCTTGCAACttcattggtgatgagggagccatttccctatctgaggccttaagagtgaACCCCTCTCTTACTTGTCTGAATTTGTCTCgtaactccattggtgatgaagGAGCTAATTCCCTTTCTCAGGCCCTAAGAGTAAGCACCTCTCtcacttctttggatttgtctcgtaactccattggtgatgagggagcgaACTCCTTATTTCAGGCATTGAgggtaaacacctctcttacgtCTTTGGATTTGTCTCAGAACTTCATTTGTGATGAGGGAGTTAACTTCCTATCTCAGACCTtgagagtaaacacctctcttacttcttttgttttgagttttaaCTACCTTTTTAATGAAGGAGCTAACTCTCTTTCTCAGGCCTTAACAGTAAACagctctcttacttctttggatttgtcttgCAACttcattggtgatgagggagccaTTTCCCTATCTCAGGCCTTAAGAgtgaacacctctcttacttttCTGGATTTGTCTCGTAACTCCATAGGTGATGAGGGAACTAATTCCTTATTTCAGACCCTCAGAGTAAGCACcactgttattttattttcctcatAA